The Papaver somniferum cultivar HN1 chromosome 6, ASM357369v1, whole genome shotgun sequence genome segment CACAACAAAACAGCAGAGTTAATCCAATATTGAGCTAAGTTCTGCAGCAGCAAGATATAAATCCAATTCGGAATGTGCATCACACAGAAGACTAACATTTCTAGAGTTAACACTCATCGTTCACTGtacattttattttaaatgacAGTTCGATTTAAACATACCATCATCTTAACATCTAATCTCAATGTTTTCCGTGATTTTTGCTTGCTGAATGTCGTGCCAACAGCTTTTGGCTCGGGTAGATGTGGTCATCCTGAAAGAAGAATCTCAAGTCACTCTTGAACTCATAActaaatagaaaacaataaagagAGAATCGAAGTTGAGCCAGAGATGATTGAAATCATATATCATAACTAGATAGGATCACCAGATAGCAAATTTGGcaacaaacaagaaaaaaaaaattaactgctTCAGAAATAAGTTAACAAGGCCTAGTAAATTTTAGGTTTCTCAACAACACTAAAACAAATtatcttaagaaaataaaaataaaataaaaagagctTGTTTGTGGTGCTTCGTTGATGTCTTGAAGCGACAACTTAATATTACACTAAATGACCTGAGAAACAAATGCCAAGAAGTTGTCTTCACCCAAGAACTACTCAATGTCAAGAGACTTGACTACATAGGGAAACCAGATCAAAATAGTGTCATATAATATAAGACCACTTACACAAATCTAAGGGTCGCAGTTGGGAAAACTACATCCCTCAAACTCACAGCCAAAGAATTTTCTTCGGAGACGCAATTATCCACATAGAGATTGTTAAGGTTCAACAAATAAAATAACGATAGAGATCAAAGATGAGGTATGTCTTTTTTTAACGCAGCTATGGCCCTCTCAAGTATTCACACATTTATGATATGTCTTATTTCACACTTACACAAAAAGTTGCATAAAACATGCATCGTAAACCAGCAAAAGATAGATCACAATTATTGATGAACTTTTTAGGTACTTCGGGGATATTTACACCACATGATTTTATACCAAACAGATGAtgagacacaaaaaaaaaaacctccacAAATTCGACTTTTGACAAAAAGGGCAAGGATGACTCGGTAAACGTGTGATACCGAATTTGTCATACATTCATCTGAGTATCTCGTAATCAGCACTCTCAGCAGTTAGAATCTGAAGTGGGTAATATCAATCTTTGATTGCTGGACTGTGATTTAAAGCCAGCCTCTAGTATACGTTGGACCAATGTAGGCAAAATTACTTTAGCAACTACTATTCCAGAAGTAAGCCTAGCTAAGCATAGATGGTTGATGGCAGGTCCACCTAAAGTAGCATGTGCACAACAATTCTACAAACTAATAGCAATTTCTCGAAGAGGATATTTGTAATTTCAAACCTTATACTGAGATGCTGCAGACTCAGACTGTGGTGTTTGATTGGGAATATGACCTAGTGACTGGAAGGCATCCAGCGCATCCAACGTCAGCTGCCACCCGCACAGAGCTGAAGTACCAAAACTGGAACTCGAAATGCCACTATTACTGCAGCCAGCTGCAGCAACGTTTCCGTTCACCCACGGACAGCAACGATTGTGATGCTTAATAGGATCAAATGATATGGCTTCTTCATAATTGCTTTCCCCATTTGGTGGCCCTGAAAGTTTTACGAAATGCTATTTAAGTAATTTTAAGAAAAAGTACGGAAGTAGACTTGGAAGTGATTTCAACATAAAATATTTACGTACAGACCAAGTTGGCTTTACCAAACAGAAGCAAGACATAGGTTGGTAATTATTTCAAGGACAGATCAATTTGGCTAGCTTTTAACTCAAAGAGCACCAGAAATATACATTTGACAACACATATAGTTATGCACAAGGTATACGAAACAACTCGCTGGTTGAGATAACCAGGACCTTTAACAATAGGAAAGTTGCAAAACGATCAAGTGTTACTCAACAAAACAATATTCGAGGTTCGTTTACGTTGTACTTATCACAAGCTAGAAACTACACGCACTTAGTGTAGCAACATATTAAGATGGATGCCTATATCACTTGCTTCTCTAGTGAAAAAAACTCACTTACAGtattttctttgatgatatttaAGTTCACTGATATTGATTTTTATCACTTCACTTTGTAGTAAGTGAAGTGTTCGTTAGCTATATGTATTACGACTTTTGCATATAAACTTCTTGCTAGCGGTATTTAAGTTAGTTAAAGGTTTAAAAATAAACATAGGTAATCAACATGAACGTTGATTGGATCAAAAAAAATATCAGCCTCATAAAGAGAAAAATGAGGTGAACGTGACTTACCTATTCCATTTGCACCCATATATTCAGTGAATGCACAATCATCGGTAAGGGAGGCTTTGCCGGCTTGAGTCACCTCTCCCTTGGAAGCTTCATAAGCAGAGTATACTGCAGCATCACAAGAAAGGGAATGATGGGCACTGTTACCATGAATCAATCTGTGGCTTTGACTTATTTTCTGACCACTTTCAACAGAATCAGCCTTGGCTGAACCATCAACTTTAGATCCACTATCTTCCCTTCCAACTGATCGAGATATCACATCTTGACTATCACCATGAGGATCCTCTCTATCCAtcatttcaggaatgaactcATCCATTAACCCCGGATCCGGAGTATATTCACCTGTTTGCCCTTGATTCTCAGTGACTTCAGCTACAGGTTCAGCGTCACCAACAACACTCTCTCCTCTGTGAACAGAAGCATcggtcccgtgaatttctgcctcATGACTAGCACCCATACCAACACTTCCTACACTAAGTCCAAAGCTAAACCGGTCACGTGCATGAACAGTTGCTGTTTCCGCATTTACTATTTCCTCGCTGTCATTAATGCTGCTGACACCTATTTCTTGGGCAATTCTTTCAGCAGCCGGTTGGACACAAGTGCTTTGTTGTGCCTGATTACTGTAGTTGAGCTCTGAAGCATCATTCATGTCTAGGTTCTTATACATAGCTGGAGAAGAAAAGTGAGCATCGTCAACATCACCAGGATAATTTTCCACACTTTCCATAGAATCTTCGTCCGTGCCATGACCAATTGTATCCATTGCAATTACAGAAGATGCACGTGCTGAATCCCTAGCCGATGAGATGCCAACAACTTGATCATGCCTTTGGTTGAACCGTTCACTTCTGTTCACATCCATTTCTACACCGAAACCTATTGTATGGCTAGGACCAGCACCAGATGAATCTCTTATGTATGGCGAATGGTATGTATCAAAATCGAAGTCACGCACACGTTTAGACGGCCCAGCTGAATATTGCCTGCCATCATTTACTTCGTCACCGTCACGGTCTATCACAGTTCCTTCTACGCTATCAGCCTGCTGCGTTCTTAAATGTGGTGGTCTATCAACTGTGCTACCACCTCCCTCTAAACTCCGTTTTCGAGTACTGGGGCCACGTGATTCATAGGATGTCGCACGGTCTCCAACCTCACTACCTGAAGGTTGCCCTATTCTTAGATCCCTTCCTATACCTGCACCATCTTGATTGTGTTCTGTTACAGGAACAACTGCTGACTGAGAAGTAGTTGGTAAAACACCagccatggaaagattcaaatcaACACCTGCATTTGATAGCGATTTGACCTCATTTGTTGCCGCTTCATCACGGACCTCAATCTGTTCTTTCTCCAAGCCGTCAGCAACCCATCCACTGATTCCACTTGCTGCACTTGCTCCACGTGCCAACGACATCTTTTTGCTTATTTCTGAGGTATCAATATTGTTGGAACCCAAACGAGAAGGACGGGGAACAGTACGGAAGTCCCAGATTTTGACAGTGGCACCACATAAGCTACAATCCAACATAGGCAACAGGGATTCACATCTAGACTCCAGAGCTGATGCTTTCTTCTTTCCAGTGTCTTTCTTTGCAGAAGCAGAAGTTGCATTCTTGCTAAACCATGCATCATGAGAGGGCCCTGCTCGGTCTCTACTGCGGACAAAAGAAGATTCATTTCTAGCCGACTGAGCAGAATGCTCTTCAAGGTCTTGAACATTAGGAAGCCATCGGGTTTCCCATCCGCATAGGCTTATCAGCTTCTGAGACTGCCGAGAAAAAAATTATCAAACGGGACGATAGCGAAAAGTAACCAGTGAGCATAGACAGCAGAAGCTAACTAGTTAGCATAGACTACCGAGAAATATAACTCACAAAGAATTAAGAGTTAAAAGCATCTCACAAGAGAATAGACAGCAGGAACCTCTTCTCGCGAGGATTGGGTTCCTGGGATGCTCTCTGACTTGAAACCCAATTCCACAGATAATAGAAGTTGTGACTGCGATAGAAAGCGGTCCACTTGTGAGCTTCGAGAAATCCGCATCTGTTCAATAGCAGATCCAGATATAACAGGAAGAGACTGAAATTGTAACAGTCCATCACATCGATCCTTGTAACCGCCGATCAGGGCTGATTGGGGCGTTGGAGGGAACTGAACCAAGCTTTCAGCACAGTTGTTTCCTTTCCAAGGACACGAGACCCTGTGTCCAAGATCAAGCTGCTTGGCAAAAGCTTCCCCAGCACTATCAACTTCATCAAAAGAATGAATAAAGACCAAAGTTAGCAAGATTATAAACACCAATCACACCACTCCGGACGAGAATGAAAATAGATGTGAATGTGTCTCTAGCAAGAAAAAGGATTCAGACGATAAAAAAATGAAATATCAAATCCGGAAATTTGAGTATCTCGGGAAATGAAAAATGTTAACTTAAACCTTTTTAATAGCAAATTTTCCAAGTTTTCAAGTTCCACCAGAAATCTTTTGTCTAAGAACCCATTTTCCAGAAAACCCAAAATTAAGGAAACGACATTACCTTTGACACCTAAGAAATATTAATGTCCAATGATCTAGTAAAGGCATCTATCCATTTGATGGATTATAGTGAAACCAGTTAAGGAAGTCACATTTCAACTTAAGCTGGGATCCTCCTGAGCCCACCAAGTAGACCTGATTCTCGATGAGCTTAACCCGAAAATACAAGCATTGAGCAAAACTTACCAGTTACCACTATCTCACTTTTGAGATAATAATAATAGTGGTTCTTGTGGAttcattaaacaaaaaaaaaatagtggttCTTGTGGACGGGCACTATCAGGTAGATAGTGCCAAATAGTAACACACCACTATGTagtggaaaaagaaaaataccctCTGGCTATACCTTACCCACTTGAAACCATATTTAAAGACAGGGCACTTCACCTTCAGCTGATGTCCAAGATGCTGAAAAAACAAAGCTCAGCTTCGCTCCACAAGACTCGCACACAATTTCATCAACGTCTACATTTACCCAACCTCTTCGTGCACAGGTCAATGTACTAGCAACCTGCAAAAGAAACCACGATAAATACAGAGTCAATGGCAATTTTGTACAACCTAGCGATTAGGcctaaaaccaatacaaaaaggCTGCCTAGGATTTTTGACCAGACAGATTTAGTGCAAATGCACTGACACGCCATCTGAGCGACTTGGTATAACCGTAAACGAGTAAATAGGATACTAGTTCACACACAGTTAAAGAGACCCATCATAGTCTCCTTGCTGCGTAGATCCTCATACTAATACACTCTAGCTAAACCTCAAAtcaccatttaaaaaaaaatcgagaCTGCATGAGTGTATGTTTTATACGAAGTTGATTTAATTTAATGGTGAAAGCAAGCATGTACCCTACTAATGGCAGTATAGCAGCAGTAGCTCGCACAACATCCCAATCCCAAGAAGTAAACTACGTGTAAGTATAAGATTAAAAAGAAGAAAGCTACTCATAGGGGTATAATAAGCAAGACCATGAGCTGTAAGTACAAGCCCAATGTAGACTTCATTAAGCAAAGAAAAACAGGTAAACAAAGCTCAAACTTTAGGACCAGGAACGTCTCAGATGTGCTCAGTACACTATGTTTTACAAGAAAAGGCATTGCCAAAGGTCCTGATATAAGCCGTTAATAATGCTCTTGCCTAAGAAAATTTACTACAAAAGAGCAGCATACTGCAATTACACATAGGCCAAAAATGTATACCTCCCTGCTTACTTTTGACGGAAGTATTTACAGGTCCAATAAAGTCTGTATATACGCAACAGATACACATAATTTGATACACTCAACAAAATTACAACTACCAAAAATGAGTATGAGCATTCTACAGtataagaaagaaacaaagaaataaacgaTATACTATTTTAGATATAATATGGTATAAGTACATGAAACTGCAATATGTAGCTCAAACCTTTGGCTTTCCAGACCAGTGTGAAGGGTTAAATGTGGCCAAACGCCTAAGCAAATCCCCCCGCTCCCACGGTCTGCATGAAGGTTGAGATGATCCAAGAGCAGAACCACCAGCACTAGTGCTCAAGGAAGTCTTGTATGGTTGTGAACCACCACAAGATAGAGAGCCTGCTTTGGAACCCTGTCCTTGACCAAACCAGTCTATACTTCCAACATTTGTGGGTACAGCAGGTGAGGATGCTCCAGCTGAACTGATAAAGATCAAGTGCACAAGACATGTCAATTTTCCATCACTTGAAATTGTTTAATTTGGGAGAATGCATCTCACTGTAAGATGCTCTTCGGAAATCCTACAACTAGATGTCCAGATAAAATTTGTTCAGTTTGTTTCCAAGACTTTTTAAGCAAGAAAGCAAAATATTCCTAATTTGTCTCTTGACTCTCTTGCAATTTCCTATTATCACATGCATTCGGAATTCCTATTATCATACGCATTAAGAATTCTCTACAGTCTGCACTTTCTTAAGCCTAATTTGATGGTTACCTTCTAGCACTGGTAAGAAAAATTGGTACTTCAGGGGCAAACACTTGTGCATTTAGCAACTGAAATTCCACTTAGATAAACGAAAACAATAAAAGCAAAAGGATTTTATAGTTTCCCTTAAAGTAATATATGTCTGCATGCACCAGTGTTGCATACCATACAAATTGAAAATATGTAAACTCAAATATTCAAACTTTACTAAAAAAAACTCTCCTATCTCATACTGCCTCTCTAGTTTCACTCTCCTGAAACAAGCTAACCTCGGCTAAAATAGTATAAAAAGTCTCCAGTCTCCACAATCCTTCCATGCATACAATTAaggacttgaaaaaaaaaaattatcgccCCACTCCACTGTCCCTTTCCATCACTAAATTTCACTGAATTCCTAACAAAATTCAACGACTGACCTAAAAAGAACACTCTTTTAAGTTTTTCCCAATTAAACAGTAGAAATTGAGCTTCAAAAACAAAACTTTAACAACCAAATTACATACAAGCACATGTCGAAATCACCAGAGATGCAGTGTTCTCACACCCTAGAAACCCAATTCTGAtcttcaaattttagggtttaaagaaagaaaaaaaggagaagAAATGAGATAATACCTAGCAGCTGGAGTAGTAGGAGGTGAAGATGACCTAGCTATGAGCAAAGCATCAACAGTGTTAGTACCACCTGAGCTTATAACTTCCTCTCTCATTTTATTTTACTTCTCCCTCCCTCGTCTTCTTCGTCACCTCTGTCTCTCTCTTTGATTTGATAAAAGACTCAGCAGAAACCAGGCTGGTTTCTAAGATGCGCCCAGTGTGCAATACGCGTCCTTTTGTCGCTTTTTGTTGACCGTGTGAGTGAGACTGGAGGATAACGTTGGATACTTCTGGGCCTAAAGTTCGATACCGATATGCTTGATTGCGAGTAGAAGTGAGCATTTGGCGcaaatccgcggatttaaccgaGACCAACCGTTCATTTGCGAGTAGATGTccggaccgttcgttaatggattggatgcggatggaatttttgaaattcaatgaACTATTGATCGGTCCCGGAAGCAACTTTGAAAATCcgtggacatccatatccgttaaattaatggtatttatatagttctagaaaatacTATGGATCATTTAGGAATTCTTAAGGTGTTTGCTTGCGGTGTTGTACATGATATTTTTATAtttgtatatacatatatatgatatGTAGGTTctataaggagtcatttgtgttggttttattttctttattataaattttaactaaaacaaatccattggattatccgtatccaatccgtccatccatgcatccgttggatgttggattggatgcggatgccaaatttgaaatccgtaatgttatggattggatgcggatgaagtgaaaaccggtccataccgccCATGCTTACCCCTAATTGCAAGTACAAATCTGCTCTGGTCCAGGGATAACCCGATAAGACACTTtgtctattaaaaaaaacatTATTAGCATGTTTGGATGATATTAGCGAAATCGTTTTTGGACTTCTGGAAACAAAAATTTCAGAAATTAGTTTGCGTAAACAATTTCAGCGTGGGTCCAAACTTATAGCTCAATGCCTTTCCATCAACTTCAATAAAGAGAAAGTCAGGGTTTCAATCCCCACCGTAAAGATTTGTATTACTATAGTTATATAGTTGGGTTTGGCGGGTTGGTCTAGCGGTGGGGCTAGTCCGACTGCCTGGATTCGGGTAGAGGCATGGACCCGACTTTCgcacatcaaaaaaataaaaaatcgaaGTGACTTCTGAaagcaaaaaataataatttttgtaaaGCAAAAACCCACTTATGAATTCTGTTTTAGGAGAAGTAGAGCACTTCAGCTTCTAGTATCCACACAGGCTATATGTACTCAGTTCGGATTTTTATATTTTACCTGGTTTAGAGTTAAGGGTTCAGGATTTTCCATTGTCTTTTTTGTACTCCGACGTACAACTAATAAATGGTTTGTTGTACTCCTTCAGTCTCTGAATAATTGATCAGTTTCTTAGTTGCATAGTTTTTACGAAATAAAAGGAAATGAAAATTTGTCGTGTTCGTCAACCAGGGTTTGGCAAATGTTTGTTTGGTTCTTTTACCGTCTTTGCTAGTAATAAGGGAATTAATCAGTTACTAATTAACCAAAAAACTTCATTTTGATTAAAACTTTTGCCATTACATTGATCAACACTGAGCTTTAACAATCACACATTTTGCCCCTTTAACTGCATTGATTTGATAcctaaaaagagtcgttagttAGGTTGGAAACCGGATAGAATTACCTTCTCGATGCAGTTGGGAGAAATTCCATAACAATGACGGACATCTGATGAGGGTTTTACGTGTGTTGGCTAGTAACTAGTTGTAGGTGCAAGGATACTACTGAAGCGGGGTAAGTTAGTGTTAGTATATTTTGTCTCAACTATACTAGGCCGAAATGTGATAATAGATAAgagtgtagcggcttaattccgtGAGTATTCAatattggactaggtcccaaggggTTTCTGCACTTGTAATTCTCCTCGCTGACAAAAGCATGTGTCACTTTTACTTTtgttattccacattatattgatttttcttttataatCAAAAGTAAAAGGTTGGACGTTGAACACCTTGTTTATTTTGTGATCTTTTTTATCTACATACGACCATTCAAGGGATCTTTTGTTTAGGTTAAGCAAAACCATTAGTAGTATACCTCGGCTTTCCAGATTCTCCTATTCAAACCCTTAAATCTTCGGGATCGGGAAGTAACTTTAAAaatgttctttgggatcgagAAGCCTGAAAATATCTCTACCTAGGCAGAGGAAAAGCCGGTATTTACTTTTCAGtttcttttaatttttaatagttttaacATTCTTGATGTCGAGTTCTTGTTATTTCTAAGGTTCTTCTGTAATGATATAACAACGGTTAAGAACAATTATCGGATTTTGTAAACATCTGTTAGCCTAGCTGAACAAATTATTTTAATATGCTCCTATATGAAACCACGTGTGGTCTTTTAATATTAATATGAAAAAACTTCTGCATCACTCAAGAACGGTCAAGAACAATTACCAGATTCTGTAAACATATGTTGGATAACATATATGAATGCAACAAATACTTCCAATTTTGGAATCAACTGTATTTGTACCGATTGTTTAGTTGAACAACCTTAATACTATAAatttgttaagaataaataaaaacaaGCATGCATATATGGTTTATCCCCTcataaaatatgatttttttacTTTGTTACTCGATGAGACGAAGCTCTGTTAGTTTTTCATCAAGATAA includes the following:
- the LOC113288323 gene encoding uncharacterized protein LOC113288323 is translated as MREEVISSGGTNTVDALLIARSSSPPTTPAASSAGASSPAVPTNVGSIDWFGQGQGSKAGSLSCGGSQPYKTSLSTSAGGSALGSSQPSCRPWERGDLLRRLATFNPSHWSGKPKVASTLTCARRGWVNVDVDEIVCESCGAKLSFVFSASWTSAEVDSAGEAFAKQLDLGHRVSCPWKGNNCAESLVQFPPTPQSALIGGYKDRCDGLLQFQSLPVISGSAIEQMRISRSSQVDRFLSQSQLLLSVELGFKSESIPGTQSSREEVPAVYSLSQKLISLCGWETRWLPNVQDLEEHSAQSARNESSFVRSRDRAGPSHDAWFSKNATSASAKKDTGKKKASALESRCESLLPMLDCSLCGATVKIWDFRTVPRPSRLGSNNIDTSEISKKMSLARGASAASGISGWVADGLEKEQIEVRDEAATNEVKSLSNAGVDLNLSMAGVLPTTSQSAVVPVTEHNQDGAGIGRDLRIGQPSGSEVGDRATSYESRGPSTRKRSLEGGGSTVDRPPHLRTQQADSVEGTVIDRDGDEVNDGRQYSAGPSKRVRDFDFDTYHSPYIRDSSGAGPSHTIGFGVEMDVNRSERFNQRHDQVVGISSARDSARASSVIAMDTIGHGTDEDSMESVENYPGDVDDAHFSSPAMYKNLDMNDASELNYSNQAQQSTCVQPAAERIAQEIGVSSINDSEEIVNAETATVHARDRFSFGLSVGSVGMGASHEAEIHGTDASVHRGESVVGDAEPVAEVTENQGQTGEYTPDPGLMDEFIPEMMDREDPHGDSQDVISRSVGREDSGSKVDGSAKADSVESGQKISQSHRLIHGNSAHHSLSCDAAVYSAYEASKGEVTQAGKASLTDDCAFTEYMGANGIGPPNGESNYEEAISFDPIKHHNRCCPWVNGNVAAAGCSNSGISSSSFGTSALCGWQLTLDALDAFQSLGHIPNQTPQSESAASQYKDDHIYPSQKLLARHSASKNHGKH